The following are encoded together in the Lactuca sativa cultivar Salinas chromosome 1, Lsat_Salinas_v11, whole genome shotgun sequence genome:
- the LOC111916644 gene encoding NDR1/HIN1-like protein 3, which translates to MPPTPEQPHLNGAFYGPPIQPKTKSYYRPGRGGGGGPSCNPLTCCCSCICSCIFNLICQILITVAIFLAVVGVIFWFIFRPNVPKFHVADATLTRFTLSPTNNTLYYNLAVNMTFRNPNRRLGIYYDKIEANAMYHGQRFSSAEVQGFYLGHKKENNVSVAFKGEQLVVLDSSDKSKYDSEKADDVYYIDLKLRLKIRFKVWFAKTPKFTPKFECDLKVPLSSKGKVLSTNFERTKCDFDW; encoded by the coding sequence ATGCCACCGACGCCGGAACAACCCCACCTCAACGGCGCCTTCTATGGCCCTCCCATCCAACCAAAAACCAAATCCTACTACCGCCCTGGCCGCGGCGGAGGCGGCGGACCTAGTTGCAACCCTTTAACCTGCTGTTGCAGCTGTATCTGTAGCTGCATCTTCAATCTCATCTGTCAGATTCTAATCACCGTCGCAATCTTCCTCGCCGTCGTTGGGGTAATCTTCTGGTTTATTTTCCGCCCCAACGTGCCTAAATTCCATGTCGCCGACGCCACCCTCACCCGATTCACGCTATCCCCGACGAACAACACGCTCTACTACAATCTCGCCGTCAATATGACGTTCAGAAACCCTAACCGCCGTTTAGGGATTTACTACGATAAAATCGAGGCCAACGCGATGTACCATGGCCAGAGATTTTCGTCGGCGGAGGTTCAAGGGTTTTATTTAGGGCATAAGAAGGAGAATAATGTCAGTGTGGCGTTTAAAGGGGAACAACTGGTGGTTCTCGACAGTAGTGATAAATCGAAATACGATTCAGAGAAAGCTGATGATGTTTACTACATCGATTTGAAGCTGAGATTGAAGATCAGATTTAAAGTTTGGTTTGCGAAAACCCCGAAATTTACACCCAAATTCGAATGTGATTTGAAGGTTCCATTGAGTTCTAAAGGTAAGGTTTTATCTACGAATTTTGAGAGAACCAAGTGTGATTTCGATTGGTAG